Genomic DNA from Alkalihalobacterium alkalinitrilicum:
CATATCGGACCAATGACTAAGAGTGTTGAAGATGCCGCTATTATGCTAGATTATATTGCTGGGTATGATGTCAAGGATCCGACAACAGTAGACATCCCAAAAGGAAACTACCATGATTTATTAAGTACTGATATAAAAGGGAAAATTATTGGAATAAATGAAGAGTACTTTTTCAAAAATGTCGATAGCTCTGTAGAAAAGCATGTCAGAAAAGCGATTTTAGAATTAGAGTCTTTGGGAGCAAAAATAGAAGAAGTAAAGATCCCAGCTCTTCAATATTCTGAATATGCAGAAATGATAACCATCATAAGCGAAGCCAGTACAATCCATTACGAAAATTTAATTGCTAGAGAACACGATTTTGGTGATGATGTTCGCTTCTTACTGAAACTAGGGCAACTCCCGTCAGCAGTAGATTATTTGCAGGCACTACAAATAAGAAAACAAATGACTAAAGATTTTGCTCAAATTTTTAAAAAGGTCGATGCCCTTATCTCTCCTACATTGCCATTTTTACCTCCGAATATTGGTGAAGATAAGGTTATTATTAACCACAACGAAGGAATGTTTCTAGATCACGTAATACGTTTTACTGGTCCAGGAAATATTAGTGGCCTTCCAGCTATTTCTATTCCATGTGGTCTCCATCAAGGATTACCAGTAGGAATGCAAATAATAGGCCCTGCCTTTAAAGAAGAGAACATTTTAAACATTGCTTATGCTTTTGAGCAAACGAACCCATTATTAGGCCAAAAACCAAACTTAGAAAAAGCAAAAATTTAACTACGCTGCTGAAAAATGGATTGAAAGAAAAATCCCTAAGGCTGGAATGAATTCCAGCCTTTTAAGTTTATATTTACTCCTTCAATACACAAATCGTAAAAGCGCTCATTTAATTGCTTCTTTCTCATTGACCCCATCAATTGATAAAGTCTGGAACTTGCTGAGATGACCTAAACTTTTTAACAGGGAGCAGTTCACTGTCCCCCATTGAGCTAATGCTTTACCAGGTTGGGGGACAGATAAAACCATTAATTCTTGGAAAATTAATCCGTGTAACAGATGGGAGGTGTACATATGACCAAGCGCAATAATAAAGGCGGAAGTAAAAATCAAAGTGCCCCAGCAAGACACGGAAAGTTAGATACGGAATTTGGTCGAGAGATTGGCGATAACAATAAAGGAACAGAATACAACTCGCGACGTGGTAGCAAATCGCAATTAAAACACCCGAATAACCATTAAAAAAGAACGAGGCTGGGACATAACTAGCCAAAAATAATAAAAAAGGGTTCCAATCATAAAAATAAAATGATTGGAACCCTTTTTCTGTTTATTTATTCTATTATCCGATACTTGATCGGCGTTCGCGGCGGTGTACTTCCGTAAGTTCACCGCCATGAACGCAAACCCCAATTCGTTTATAACATTCTCGTCGCCCCTTACGGACATTCGAGTGAAACGCAAATTAGCCTTCAGATTTCCAAAAACTGGTTCTACGTCAACCTTACGTCGGCCATAGATCTCACCCGTTTTCTCTTCTGAAAACAGCAGCTGTTGAATTAGCTTCTTTTGTTGTTCCCATTTTTCATTGATTAAGATTTTTCGATTGTTCCCTTCCTTTGCTTTGGTACATTGAGAGCGGAAGGGGCAATCTGAACAATCTTCACATTCATAAACACTGAATGCTCGTGTAAAACCATTACGATCTGTGCGGTTCGACTCGTAACGAAACGTCAGCTTTTTCCCATTTGGGCACGTAAATGAATCATCTTCCTTATGATAATCCCAATTGGCTGTCTGAAATTCGTCTTGTTTAAAATGCTTTTTCTTCTCTTTACGATATGTATTGTACGTGATAAGGGGCGTGCGCTTTCGATTATTAAGCACATCCTCATAATTTTCCTCACTTCCATAACCAGCGTCTGCGACAATATATTCTGGGAGTTCAAAGAAATGGTGCTCAATTTTATCAAGGAATGGGCGTAACGTACGTGTATCAGTTGGATTGGGAAAAATCTCGTAAGCGAGCGTATATTGACCTTCTGTCGCAATTTGTACATTATAACCAGCTTTCAGTTGTCCATTTTTCATATAATCATCTTTCATACGCATAAACGTGGCATCGTGGTCTGTCTTTGAATAACTATTCCGTCCTTTGAAGATTTCCATGTCTTTTTGGTACTTCTGTTTGCGCATGAAAAGATCTTGAAATTGTTTATGAGCTTTCTTTGGTTCTTTACGCTTTGAACGAAGGTCCTTCCTTTCGCTTGCCCCTTCACTTGCTTCAATTTGTTTAGTGTATTCTTCGACGGTCTCTTCTAACTTCTCTGTGATAAGAGAGAGCTCCTCGACTGAAAGTTCCTCAGTGCTTTCTCGCTCAATCTCAGGAATGATTTCTTTCTCCACCAACTCATCATACAATTGGTTTGATTTTTCGATCAGGCTGGCACTGTATTTTTCAATCGATTTTCGCCAAACGAATGAAAACTTATTGGCATTGGCTTCAATCTTAGTCCCGTCCTCCGATGGTTATTGTATAGGAACTTTAATTTTATCAGAGGTTGTCCTTTTTTTGTTTTGTAAAATGCAAAAACTTAAATACATACGAAAGAGGCCCCGAGAACAAAAAACTGTTCTCGGGGCCTCTTTTAATTCCATTTACTGAGTTTTGTCCCAGCCTCTTTTATGCATTACCGAACATATATTCTTAATTTTAGTTTTATAATGTCCAATTAAAAACCTACTAATTTAGATGTATATATAGAAACATTTATTTACACTTTTTTCTGATTATAGGTGACCTCGATACCATGATTATTGATATCTAGCTCTACCTGTTGAACAATGGGAAGATTACGACATGAGTTATGTCATCTACTTCATCATAGTTAATGTCTAAGCAATTAAATTGTTATAACTTAAATTCCGGTTTAAAACAAATAGTCCCCTAATCATTTTTACATCATATACAGAACGTAAGATCCTATTCAAATGTACCAATCCCCTACTTATATTGTGACTTTATATTAATTTAAATTAGAACTATCCCATATAAATGAAGTAAACAATTCGAGGTGAATTTATGCGTTGTGCAATTTACATTCGGGTCTCTACCGAAGAACAAGCCCGTGAGGGTTTTTCAATACGAGCCCAAAAAGAACGTCTTGAGATGTTTGCAATGTCGCAGGATTGGAACATTATTGATTACTACATTGACGAAGGACGATCCGCAAAAGATACGAACCGTGGACAGCTGCAACGGATGCTTGAAGATATTGTAGAAAAGAAAATTGATGTAGTTTTGGTTTATCGATTAGACCGACTCACTAGATCCGTAATGGACCTCTACAAGCTCCTTGAACGGTTTGAAGAACATGGGTGCATGTTTAAGTCATCAACGGAAGTATTTGATACGACTACACCAACTGGTAGATTATTTATTACACTGGTGGCCGCTGTGGCTCAATGGGAACGTGAAAATTCAGCTGAACGAGTCAAATTCGGTATGCACCAAATGATTGAGGAAGGAAAGTGGCATGGTGGAACGGTGCCTTATGGTTATCAATACAACAAAAAGGAACGAACACTAGAAATTAATGATGATGAAGCAACTATACTTAAATATATCTTTAGCCTCTACCAGCAAGGTAAAGGAGATAATGCAATTGCAAATATTATAAGCAATGAAATGAAATCGAGTAGAGGGAAAATAAGTTAACCTATTTTCGCCCCTCTCACAACACCGTACATACGGGTCTCGTATACGGCGTTTCAATTTATATTACAGTGTGTACTTTTAAGTAACGTTCTAAAGCAGAGGGTACTCCCCTTTGTTTTAGTCTTTTGTTTGAGATTGCTTTTTGAACAACTTTCGATAATCCGATATACCGATAACCTTTCCGGCAGAACGTTAATCCTTTCGCTTCTTCTTCAGGTATCCCTAATTGAGTTAGCGACTTGATTTGTTTTTTCGCTACCTTCCATTGTTTCCAGATGATTACCCTTAATCTTGAGCGTAATTTCTTATCTATTCGACTCATTGCTGTTTTCATATTTGCGATTCTAAAGTAATTCACCCATCCGAATATGACTTGTTTCAGTTTCAGTATTCGGTAGTCTAACGGAACACTCCAATTTCGCTTTGTCAATTGTCGAAGCTTCCTTTGAAATTTCTGTACTGAAATTGGATGAGGCCGCACTTGATATCTCTTGTTATTAGGATCATAATAATACCCAAATCCCAAGAATTTTAACTCTTTTGGGCGAGAAACTTTACTCTTTTCGGCATTTACTATCCATCCTAATTTCTCTTCTATAAATCTCACGATTGATTTCATCACTCTGTCAGCGGCTTTTTCGCTTTTCACAAAGATGAGTGCGTCATCAGCGTATCTTATGAATCGTAATCCTCTACTTTCTAATTCCTTATCGAGTTCATTCAACATAATATTACTCAATAATGGACTGAGGTTTCCTCCTTG
This window encodes:
- a CDS encoding imidazoleglycerol-phosphate dehydratase, with product MTKRNNKGGSKNQSAPARHGKLDTEFGREIGDNNKGTEYNSRRGSKSQLKHPNNH
- a CDS encoding reverse transcriptase domain-containing protein — translated: MVLSYIAKERFFDTVHHDKLMRIIANTIEDGDVISLIRKYLVSGVMVNGNYEETQVGTPQGGNLSPLLSNIMLNELDKELESRGLRFIRYADDALIFVKSEKAADRVMKSIVRFIEEKLGWIVNAEKSKVSRPKELKFLGFGYYYDPNNKRYQVRPHPISVQKFQRKLRQLTKRNWSVPLDYRILKLKQVIFGWVNYFRIANMKTAMSRIDKKLRSRLRVIIWKQWKVAKKQIKSLTQLGIPEEEAKGLTFCRKGYRYIGLSKVVQKAISNKRLKQRGVPSALERYLKVHTVI
- a CDS encoding recombinase family protein is translated as MRCAIYIRVSTEEQAREGFSIRAQKERLEMFAMSQDWNIIDYYIDEGRSAKDTNRGQLQRMLEDIVEKKIDVVLVYRLDRLTRSVMDLYKLLERFEEHGCMFKSSTEVFDTTTPTGRLFITLVAAVAQWERENSAERVKFGMHQMIEEGKWHGGTVPYGYQYNKKERTLEINDDEATILKYIFSLYQQGKGDNAIANIISNEMKSSRGKIS